The Microbacterium horticulturae region ATCGTCGAGGCCGCCGCGGCGAACATGGGCGTCGTCGCGCCTCGCGAAGGTTTCAACGCGTTCCTCGCGTCGGTCGCACACGCCAACGGCGCACTGCTCATCGTCGACGAGGTGCTCACCGGCTTCCGCGAGTCCGCGGCCGGCTGGCTGGGACTCGAGCCGGTCGCCGCCGACATCGTCACGTTCGGCAAGGTGATCGGGGGCGGGATGCCGCTGGCCGCCCTCGGCGCGCGGCGCGAGATCATGGAGCAGCTCGCACCCCTGGGCCCGGTCTACCAGGCCGGCACGCTGTCGGGAAACCCGGTCGCGGTGGCCGCGGGCCTCGCGACGCTGCGCACGGCCGATGCCGCCGTGTACGAGCGGGTCGATCTCGTCGCGGATACGATCTCGAACGCGGTCGATGAGGCGCTGAACGCGGCGGGTGTCGAGCACGTCATCTCACGCGCGGGCAATCTTTTCAGCATCCAATTCCAGTCCACGCGTGCGACCGACTACGCGGGTGTACAGCGGCAAGAGGCGTTCCGCTACGGACCGTTCTTCCACGCGATGCTCGAGGCCGGCGTCTCGCTGCCGCCGAGTGCGTACGAGGCGTGGTTCGTCAGCGCCGCGCACGACGACGCCGCGGTCTCGCGCGTGCTCGCCGCGCTGCCGGCCGCCGCCCGCGCGGCTGCCGCCGCGCAGCCTGCCTGACGCGCGCCGCGGCGCCCTAGGTCACCCTGCGCGCTCGAGATGCCGGCCGTGCGTCGCCCCGGCCGCGCACCCTCCCAGACTTCGGAACATCGCGCGAAGTTCGGAGCGATCGCGCGTAATGGTCCGAAGCTCGTCGGATGCTCCGAAGTCTGTGCGTGCGGGCGGCGCCTTCCCGTGCGCACGAGGCGCCCAGCGCGGACGGTCTATGCTTGACGCGGCGCGAGACGCGCCCACGGCGAGAAGATGAAAGCGAGGTGGTTCGACATGAGTAGTGACAGTCGCAGTCCGTTGCCGAACACCGCCTCCACCGCTCTGCGCTGAGCCCGGACGGGGTGTTCGGCACCCCTTCCCATATCCGACCCGCGCGGGCGCCGCATGCCCCTGCGCGCTGCAGGAGGCTCCGCCATGACCATTCAGGAACTCACCGACCGTATCGACGACCTTGCACAGCTGCTCTCGGGCAATGAGCTGGTCGCGGCATCCGACGCCGTCGCCGCGCTGGATCCGCATGAGATCGTGACCGCGATCGAACGCCTGAGTCCCCGGGCGGGCGCGGTCTTGTTCCGCCTTCTGTCGAAGGACCGCGCCCTCGCCGTCTTCGATGCGCTCTCGCCTGCGGTGCAGGGCGACCTGGTGCGGCAGCTGCGCGACTCCGAGGTAG contains the following coding sequences:
- the hemL gene encoding glutamate-1-semialdehyde 2,1-aminomutase encodes the protein MSNQTAFEAASTVIPGGVNSPVRAFRSVGGAPRFLVSGHGPYVVDVEGREYVDLVCSWGPLLLGHAHPAVLDAVHAAVDRGLSFGASTPTETELAEAVIARLAPVAVEGRPVVEQMRLVSTGTEATMTAIRLARGVTGRSLVIKFAGHYHGHSDGLLADAGSGLATLALPASAGVPAEIAAQTLVLPYNDPDAVTAAFAEYGDRIAAIIVEAAAANMGVVAPREGFNAFLASVAHANGALLIVDEVLTGFRESAAGWLGLEPVAADIVTFGKVIGGGMPLAALGARREIMEQLAPLGPVYQAGTLSGNPVAVAAGLATLRTADAAVYERVDLVADTISNAVDEALNAAGVEHVISRAGNLFSIQFQSTRATDYAGVQRQEAFRYGPFFHAMLEAGVSLPPSAYEAWFVSAAHDDAAVSRVLAALPAAARAAAAAQPA